The genomic stretch GGGCAGGAGGACGAAAGAAAAGCTCCTTCCATTTacacaaataataattttatacACATGGAAAGAGGGAACTTCTTTTGTACGTCAGTTTTACATTTCAACGTGTGTTCGTGTATGTATTTACAAGCAGACTTCCTAATTATTTTGCACAACAAACTGTATCCAACACAAGCGATCAATTTTCCTGCGGCAGTCTGAACCCACTTCTGCGTTTTTATGCTCTGGACGGGCCCTGAAAGCAAAAGATATCAAGCAAACTATACTAAAGCAACAGGCTATGCGGTTTACAGTTGAGGGCCAACGCTATACCACAGATAATGGCAAGTCCCTGCAGCTCATCATGGCTATCAATCATATGGCTAGTTCGTGCAAATGCGGATTTGGCACTACCAGAAATTGCTCCATCCAGAAGGCATCTGCATCTGCTGTGGTTCTGTATTGCATGTGCACGATTTTTCAAGGTTTCACCACTTTTTTAGCTTTCTTGGAGAAGCTTCTGCCTAAGATGCTGTCCGAAAATGTCAAGGGAAGCTCTTCTTCAGCAGTCTCTCTACCTTGGCACCAACCTGCGTCACCAACCCCATTTTTTGCGCCAGATGCTTCAGGGTCCCGAGAGAAATATCGTTCCTCGGGTATTTCTCGATACAAGTGTTTCAATATAAATAGGGCAGTGTCGTGATCCCTCCAATAATTTCTGCATTATCCATATGAAAAGATAAATGCTGCCTTAGGTAAGTCATTTCGTAAATGGGTAAATCTTTTCATGCTTGCAAACATAGAAAGGCAGAATGCCAATATTGCAAAGCAGCATTTGCATGAAACAATTTTTAGCAGTTTCCACATTACCTATGAAGAGAATCAAGCAAAACTCAAGAATATGAAGAATGCACAAAAACATCGAAGTGCTTAGAAGACCCAAAGTACTGGGAACTCAGACATTATGTCTTAATACTTACGTATGCGAACCCAGGGCCGATAAATAAGGATGTTGAAATGTTTTATCCTGCAACCCAAGTAAAATAACTAGCATTAGGATAATACGAGCAATAAAACATGAGTTGACAGAGAATACTTAACAACAATGCAGCCACAACAATCTATACTCAAGACCGAAAATGCTATGACAAAACACTCATACGAGGAAGGCTCTAATCTAAAACACCAGAAAAGACTGCATATTTTGAAACATCGAAAATGTAAAGATACAACCAAATTCTTTCAGGACCAACGCGTTCAGGGAGATTACAATTGGAATGTGAACTAAAACAAATAATTGACTCAACATGCAGAAGACATCTTAAGCTTGTCTATTTACACTGCAATGAATACCTATTCTACAAGATCAAAGGACAACCACAAAAAAGAAGATTTCTTGGCTGCATCATTTCACAACTTACTTGAAATTTAGGATAAACCACATTCTGACCACAACTCTCGTCCTCACATCTCATTATATTCACATCCATTTTCAGGAGTGCTTACCACTAAGAGTGACATAGAGAAAAATTTCACCACATACAAAAAGTAAAGAATCTTGACACAAAACAAAATGTCGACAGGTTTCGAGCAGCAAAGAGCAACAGTTTAAAGTAAGACAAGATCTCGTTTTGAAGGCAATTTGAGGTCAACATGTATTTGTAGAATATCATTCATCCTacgcaaaagaaaacaaacacaCACTTAATAAGTAGACAACACACTTGAAGCACGTGATCTATCCTTCCTTCTTCACTTCCAGTTAGTTGCTCCATCATAAGCGAACCATATGATCTCTCTTGTTTCTCCTGGCCATCTTCTGCTGCTTCTGCAGTGTGCTTAAAAACTCAGATTCATGAGAAGGACCACAATGAAGCAGATATATAGGAGACAGTTTCCCATCAATTAATCATGTGTGTGCATTCATGGGTATACCATTTCTTTGGTGTACATTACCTTCAAGGCAGTCCCTGTTTTTTGATTGGCATACTGTGAGAACCTTGACCTGCTAGACCATTACAGCACAAAATTTTAGGGTTCAGTTCTTCATGAAAGAAgactaaataaataaagaacaaatcCATAGTTGCTGACTCAAGTTAAAAAGTCTAGCTAACAATTTAAGCCAtttaaaatgagagagagagagagagagagatttattattatcgtcgtcgtcgttgtcgtcattgtgattattattattatttgttttttttggggggagaaTACCATAAGCAGATAATTCCATGTACCATAACAATTCAGTTCTTGTCGAGCAGCCCCTCTTGCAAGGCATAACCAAAAGGGTATTGTAGTCACCAGAAATCCTATTAATGAAGTAAAAGGGGCACGAATGGTGATTTATAATGCATCTCTCACATATTTTACTGCACAGAGAACCTACGATCTCTCTCTTTCGATATACTTTTCGCTTGCTGCACTTGATAGAGAGTACCAAAGACTACatcgtgtttcttttttctctcccttttacATTGCTGGAAAGTATAAATTCATCTTTCAGAATGGATCAAAAAGATCTACCCAACCAATAAAAGTTTGCATCCACAATGcgtgtgtgtgcgcgtgtgtctttgagagagagagagagagaggtctgaCAGAACCCACCCTCACAAAGTTTAGGTTATCCATTATTGCCTGAGAACGAGCAGCTAAATCTTCAGTAAATTCCTACAATAGGAAAGGATATAATCAGGAACTGCTTGAACAGGTCGATATAAacatgataaaataaaaatgggaattTCCTGGTAAAAGTCAATATCAACATGATCAATAGTTTATCTAACCTGGAATCCAATGTGCAACCTCTTTCCACCTCTGTGGTAAGGAATAATCACAGGACGTTTGTCGGTGTATTCCTTACAGACTAATGGTTCCACTCTGCACGGGAAATGTCAATGCTTGCTAAATGAGGAACTCTAATGCTAGAAATCATTCTAGACCAAACTTTCAAGAATGAAAGGACCCAGTTGAAATGAATATGAAGGAATGAAGTCTGTTGACAACAAAAAGGGAGGCAATCAAACAAGCCTCCATTTTCTAATCCTAGGTATGAACAATGCCAGACTGCATCATTTCATCATAAACATATCCATTTAGAATTCAACacacccatatatatatatatatatatatatatgaaaggaCCCAGTTTGAAATCACTGAATGGCATGTGTTGACGACAGGGGAAAAATCAATCCAACAAGCTTCCATATTCTAATTCTTGTATGAGAATGCAAGACTGCTATCTCATTGTATTGTACAGTGAAAGGCTGCATTATGTCATTACATGATTGGAAGCTTGTAGGAtctacatacatatatatacacacagcACGTCTTGCACACAGAACCAAAAGGTAGGCACTTGAACAAACCTGTATGCTACTGGATCAAAAGGGTGAAATATGTTGAACATTTGACGACATGCAGGCATCTCTTCAGTTATGTTTTCTTCACACCAATAGTCTTTCCCTTTTcctaaaaacaacaaaaagcgGGAGGCAAATAATCTCATTACATACGAGACACAAGGAGGACAACCAAATAGCTACAGCAGGAAGAGCTCAATGATTAAAGAGCATGAGAGTGCTTTGATATACTCCGGCTGTGATGACTGCCAAATTGCATTGCTACTATCAATGCTATTCGATCCTGGTTTCTAACAGATTTAGACACTTCCTCATATATGCCAACAGAACATTTTAGACTGAAATGATACAGAGAACATGAGCATCCGAAAAACAAGTTCGATTTCTGTTATAAATCACGAGCaacttatcttttatttttgttttattttttacattCAGGATGGTAACATCTGGTGCCTTACCTTTAAGTAATTGGTAATCCATCTACTTCATATTTTACAAGCTTGAAACCTTGCGGAAAAAAGGAATTATATACATGAGAGTCAACGCCATTACCAATTCCTAGCCGAATATTGCGAAGAGCGAGAAAGAGACCAAGGGGTGATCCGACTGCAAAGAATGTATCAACCTAATAAAAGAAACAGAATATTGGTCATGGACACGATGAAAATAAATAGCTATATGCAGAATACCTTTGCTCTTTGGACATACTTTGAAAGGAACGAAATAAAGTGAACCATGCCAAATACCTTCCGTTCGAAGTCCAACAATGAAAGAGTAGCACGAAAACTACTAATGCTCTAGAGATTATGAAAAAGTCAAGTCTAAACTATGAAGTGGTATAAGTGCACTAATTAGAACTTTCGCGGGCATTGAGGACTCATTAATATTAAATTCTTCCAATTTCCTACAGAAACTTCCCACATTAAAGTCAAAATAACCAGCTCAATTGCAATTGACAGGAGTATCTTTTCTCATATTCCCTACCTTGAACTCAAGCTTTGTATACTTGATATAAGGGGTATAACTCCTATAAGCTTTATCATTTTGCCGAGGAGAATCATCTGCAGAAATAGATTTGCATTGTATTATGCTTCTAATTTCCTGAAGGAGTGATGCAATAGATGTTAAAGACAAATTAGAAATTCCTCTTAATGAAAAGAGGTGCATGAAATGACCAGTTCTCAACCAATTACTACCTTGTGGCaatacttcatcttctttctttcccaaaGATTGCAATTTCAATTCAACAATTTTTGCTTTCAGAGAATCAATCTGAACGACAGTCAGACAAAGAGTTTCAAGACAATGAGATAGGTAGTTTGTGGCAAAATATACATTGTTCAGTTTAGACACCCACCTCCTCTTTTAGTAACTCTATTACTCTTTCCTTGTCATAAGCATCTTCATATGCCCTGTGATTCAACCTTTCTTCACTACCTTCTTTTGATCCGTAATTTCTAATTGCTGCTTCATCTAAGCCATCTCTATCTTGGGAAAGCATGTTATTGGATTCATCAAGCACTTGATGAACATCATCCACATTCTTTGGTTGCTCGGATGCAGAAACCCACGGAGAAAGCTCATCAGAATCTGGTTTTGCAGGAGAAGCAGAACAGGAACCCTGAGTACGTTCTTCGTCATGCACTGAAGGAGAAAGTTCTGTGCTCTCCTCATCCTCAATAGTGGTTAACAGCTTCTCGGTGGCTTTATCCATTGATGAAACAGTTCTATGTTCCACGTCTGTCGAGGATTTGCTTTTCAGATCTGGTTGGTTACCAGATGAAGAtttttcactctcattttgttgCTTATACACCGCGTTCATTGGAAATGGAGATGATAGGTTTTCTTGATGGCAAAGTATGTCGTATGAGAGGACACTACCCAAAGAATGCCCGTATATAGAAACCTAATCAGGAACTCTTTCAGAATTAGAACATCTGACTGAACTAGCCACAAGTAACAGAAAGCTTATCACAAGGCAGAAATCTAATACCTTTCCACTGTAACCAGGATTCCTTTTCAAAAACTTCTGATACAATCGATTCAACTGATTGGAGACCTGGAAAGAAGTGACTACTCATCACCTTGCACAGAATAGCACAATTCACATCTTTTAGAAATTGCAAATTGGAAAACACTGACAGATGTTGTTCATATCCTCAAATGAAGTGacaaaaccataaaaaaaatagtagtgCATTACGTTGTGTGCCCTTGTAGGAGATCAAAGGCTTCTCCAggaattgaaatgtttaaggcAGGCCAAGGGTACAAATGCTGTTAACTTCAAAGACATGGTTGTTCAAGGTGGGTCTTTACATATTAGCATCACAAAACGTCTCACATCCAATGTGGAGTTATAGTGTTACAAACTCCCCCATTTAAAGCACTGATATCCTCTAGAGTATTAGCCCATGTCACCTAGAGATACCCCATATCTAATATGTGATTCACTCGTTCCTGCCTCTCCACTGTCCTAGAAATCTACTAGGAGCCACACCTGTTCGAGCCCCCTTTACAATGCAATCACTCACACCCTTGTCAAGTCAGATTAAGGACCTAGTCTGTCCTCCAATCACAAGCCTACTAGAAGGCgtcttgctttgataccatctGTAAGGATAAGACCTGGCTCACAGGAGTCAAGCCAGTGACCACTTAGGGTTGGGTCTTACGAAAGAATTAAATCACAGAGTGTCTCCAATCCGATTTAGCACTAGTGGTGCTCATTCATCAGAATGTAGATGTACTACACACCAAGTACTTTAATTATAGGGTTCTGTCGAATGTGATCTTAAGAGAATTTAGCTTAAAAAGCCATATCACGGCATTATCCAGACCAAACTACTTCCATTAACAGTAAGCATGTGAAATTTGTATGCATAAGCAGTGTTTATGTGACTTAATTTTctctaaaagagagagagagataccgaATCTATGATATCCTGACAATAAATAGGGCTCATATAGTATAACACATCATGAACAGTAGCACTCAGCGTGACACGTAAACCACGAACACCATCCAGGGTAATATTGTCAACTGCAGCTTCACCACTGAGCTTCAAACCCTTTCTCCACTGAAACCAAACAGAgcaattacataaaaaatgcatCAATTACAATGTGGATTGAGATTGATTGCTCGctgaaattagaaaagaaaatatgtgCAACTCAACGGAACACAAGATATTAGATGGATATCTGCTACAGTTTTGTTTGTGGTGTCTCACAATATCTGAGAACTCTCAGACTTTCCATTTGATAAAGTGGTACTGTTTCTAAGCATCACTTGCTTAACAAATAATAGTTCAAAGGGTTGATTTGCAAAAGGATTTCATTAATGATAACTAATCTAGAAACCCCAAAAGGAGATGTatataaaagaataaaagagcTTATTGTGTACCTGGCATGGGATGAAAAGAACCCTCTGGGTATCCCGTTGGTGAGAAGTCAAGTGTTCTTCAGTAAGACTTGCTGTGACATGCCGAAAGTTGGTGACATCATCGACCAAATTTGACTTTTCCAGCCTTTGCCCGATACCATGAACCATAAAAACTAAGTGCCCAACAGGAACCTATAATCAAGGacgtatttttatattttcttcaaCCTAACAAACTAATTGTATAGAGTATAGATTAAATAGCATTCTAAACAAATCTTTTTTTCTGATGTGAGGTCAATAAACACGAAGACCTGCATACTGAACTCACATATTGTTTTCATGTTATGTAAATGCAATTAAACCTCTAATATATAGAATATACTTAAGATTATCTCAAATGCAACAGTATACCGaatatgaaaatcattttttttttcatagcagGGCCCTTCCCttaaatcaaaaaaattagcccACACCTCTATAGAATACAGGTGTGGGCTAAGTAAATCAATTGATAGGTTTGGTGATCCTATTGAAAAACCCAGTGTAAGTGAAGATCCAGTTTATTTTCAACTCCCCGAGGCATTTCGTCGGTTGGTCATTAGATCctttcaattggccaaaaatcaattttggatattATTAATAGAAATTCAAAGATTAAGTAgtacatcaacatcaacatcaacatcaccttaatcccaaactagttggggtcggcggtcgatgaacccaaaaaataaataaaataaaagcaagaccgattgagggaaaataaataattatataaaaataaaaatatataaatatatatggggaaaaaggactaaaaaggacagtctGCAACATAGGAATTCCgcccctccacaatgctaatagctttcctccacttcGTCCTAAGATAAACCGTACGCCAATCTTTATGAGATGAACCCTTGTGATTTCAAAGATTAAGTAGTAGTAGTCACAAATATATTAGCAATTGGGTTTtgtaaatgtatcatatattTAGGCACTAGATGAATGGCTCGAACCTTTAGTATTCTCTAATTTATTACCTGTGTTTACTATTTAGGAAGAATACCGTCAATGATGCATAATTACTTCGTATCGGCGTAGTGGCCGGTCTACCTTATGGATGGATAGATAAATGTTTGCTAAACAATATTCCCATAGCAATTGGAGTTAtgtattttcagtttatccgccaACCAGGATCAAAGATCCCATTGAAGTGGCTAATCCCACTCATATTGTATGCACATCCCCCCATGCCTCATTAGCCCATATTGCTCCCAAAAGGAAGTTACAATCCTCACCGCATAATAGTGCGCCCACATATGATGTTAGCCCTAGGTATGGGTTCTTATCGAGTTGCCTTATTTCATTTCACGCAAT from Rhodamnia argentea isolate NSW1041297 chromosome 2, ASM2092103v1, whole genome shotgun sequence encodes the following:
- the LOC115746421 gene encoding phospholipase SGR2 isoform X2, producing the protein MADSGAGLGGERDGSGIEEATPDLLKNTPSNIARLEDVIEHCEGRRKYLAQTRSPSDGSDVRWYFCKVPLAVNELAASVPCTEIVGKSEYFRFGMRDSLAIEASFLQREEELLSCWWKEYAECSDGPRARLISSTEDPQSRTSTDLSAQLYEVEEERVGVPVKGGLYEVDLVRRHCFPVYWNGENRRVLRGHWFARKGGLDWLPLREDVAEQLEFAYRCQVWHRRTFQPSGLFAARVDVQGSTPGLHALFTGEDDTWEAWLNVDSSGFSGAIGFSGNGIKLRRGFSACQSPKPTQNELRQRKEEQMDDYCSQVPVGHLVFMVHGIGQRLEKSNLVDDVTNFRHVTASLTEEHLTSHQRDTQRVLFIPCQWRKGLKLSGEAAVDNITLDGVRGLRVTLSATVHDVLYYMSPIYCQDIIDSVSNQLNRLYQKFLKRNPGYSGKVSIYGHSLGSVLSYDILCHQENLSSPFPMNAVYKQQNESEKSSSGNQPDLKSKSSTDVEHRTVSSMDKATEKLLTTIEDEESTELSPSVHDEERTQGSCSASPAKPDSDELSPWVSASEQPKNVDDVHQVLDESNNMLSQDRDGLDEAAIRNYGSKEGSEERLNHRAYEDAYDKERVIELLKEEIDSLKAKIVELKLQSLGKKEDEVLPQDDSPRQNDKAYRSYTPYIKYTKLEFKVDTFFAVGSPLGLFLALRNIRLGIGKGKDYWCEENITEEMPACRQMFNIFHPFDPVAYRVEPLVCKEYTDKRPVIIPYHRGGKRLHIGFQEFTEDLAARSQAIMDNLNFVRVKVLTVCQSKNRDCLEEAAEDGQEKQERSYGSLMMEQLTGSEEGRIDHVLQDKTFQHPYLSALGSHT
- the LOC115746421 gene encoding phospholipase SGR2 isoform X1, giving the protein MADSGAGLGGERDGSGIEEATPDLLKNTPSNIARLEDVIEHCEGRRKYLAQTRSPSDGSDVRWYFCKVPLAVNELAASVPCTEIVGKSEYFRFGMRDSLAIEASFLQREEELLSCWWKEYAECSDGPRARLISSTEDPQSRTSTDLSAQLYEVEEERVGVPVKGGLYEVDLVRRHCFPVYWNGENRRVLRGHWFARKGGLDWLPLREDVAEQLEFAYRCQVWHRRTFQPSGLFAARVDVQGSTPGLHALFTGEDDTWEAWLNVDSSGFSGAIGFSGNGIKLRRGFSACQSPKPTQNELRQRKEEQMDDYCSQVPVGHLVFMVHGIGQRLEKSNLVDDVTNFRHVTASLTEEHLTSHQRDTQRVLFIPCQWRKGLKLSGEAAVDNITLDGVRGLRVTLSATVHDVLYYMSPIYCQDIIDSVSNQLNRLYQKFLKRNPGYSGKVSIYGHSLGSVLSYDILCHQENLSSPFPMNAVYKQQNESEKSSSGNQPDLKSKSSTDVEHRTVSSMDKATEKLLTTIEDEESTELSPSVHDEERTQGSCSASPAKPDSDELSPWVSASEQPKNVDDVHQVLDESNNMLSQDRDGLDEAAIRNYGSKEGSEERLNHRAYEDAYDKERVIELLKEEIDSLKAKIVELKLQSLGKKEDEVLPQDDSPRQNDKAYRSYTPYIKYTKLEFKVDTFFAVGSPLGLFLALRNIRLGIGKGKDYWCEENITEEMPACRQMFNIFHPFDPVAYRVEPLVCKEYTDKRPVIIPYHRGGKRLHIGFQEFTEDLAARSQAIMDNLNFVRVKVLTVCQSKNRDCLEEAAEDGQEKQERSYGSLMMEQLTGSEEGRIDHVLQDKTFQHPYLSALGSHTNYWRDHDTALFILKHLYREIPEERYFSRDPEASGAKNGVGDAGWCQGRETAEEELPLTFSDSILGRSFSKKAKKVVKP